In Mycobacterium sp. JS623, one genomic interval encodes:
- the hsaA gene encoding 3-hydroxy-9,10-secoandrosta-1,3,5(10)-triene-9,17-dione monooxygenase oxygenase subunit, with product MTSIEQGDVQSVLAGIDDLLPLIAKRAQATEDLRRLPDETVSELVEVGFFKLLQPEQWGGLQCDPTVFYEAVRRIATACGSTGWVSSIIGVHNWHLALFDQQAQEEVWGDDPSVRISSSYAPMGAGTVVEGGYLVNGSWNWSSGCDHATWAFLGGPVIKDGRPVDFGSFLIPRTEYRIDDVWHVVGLRGTGSNTVVVKDVFVPRHRFLSYKSMNDRTAGGLQTNTAPVYKMPWGTVHPTTISAPIVGMAYGAYDAHVEHQGKRVRAAFAGEKAKDDPFAKVRIAEAASDIDAAWRQLIGNVGDEYALLKADKEIPFELRARARRDQVRATGRAISSIDRLFEASGATALNNDAPVQRFWRDAHAGRVHAANDPERAYLIFGNNEFGLPPQDTMV from the coding sequence GTGACGTCCATTGAACAGGGTGACGTGCAGTCGGTCCTAGCCGGCATCGACGACCTGTTACCGCTGATCGCCAAGAGAGCCCAGGCGACCGAAGATCTGCGTCGACTGCCCGACGAAACCGTTTCCGAGCTCGTTGAGGTGGGCTTCTTCAAGCTGCTCCAGCCCGAGCAGTGGGGCGGCCTGCAGTGCGACCCGACGGTGTTCTACGAAGCCGTGCGGCGCATCGCGACGGCCTGTGGTTCCACCGGGTGGGTCAGCTCGATCATCGGCGTGCACAACTGGCACCTCGCGCTGTTCGACCAGCAGGCCCAGGAAGAGGTCTGGGGCGACGATCCGTCGGTGCGCATCTCCTCCTCGTACGCGCCGATGGGTGCGGGCACCGTGGTTGAGGGTGGCTACTTGGTCAACGGCTCGTGGAACTGGTCCTCGGGCTGCGACCACGCCACGTGGGCGTTCCTCGGCGGCCCGGTCATCAAGGATGGTCGGCCGGTCGACTTCGGTAGCTTCCTGATTCCGCGCACCGAGTACCGCATCGACGACGTCTGGCACGTCGTGGGTCTGCGCGGCACTGGCAGCAACACGGTCGTCGTCAAGGACGTGTTCGTGCCGCGGCACCGCTTCTTGTCGTACAAGTCGATGAACGACCGCACCGCGGGCGGCCTCCAGACCAACACCGCACCGGTCTACAAGATGCCTTGGGGCACAGTGCATCCGACGACCATCTCGGCGCCGATCGTCGGCATGGCGTATGGCGCCTACGACGCCCACGTCGAGCACCAGGGCAAGCGGGTGCGCGCCGCATTCGCGGGGGAGAAGGCCAAGGACGATCCATTCGCCAAGGTCCGGATCGCCGAGGCGGCCAGCGACATCGACGCCGCGTGGCGTCAGCTGATCGGCAACGTCGGTGACGAGTACGCACTGCTCAAGGCGGACAAGGAAATTCCGTTCGAACTGCGCGCCCGCGCCCGTCGTGATCAGGTGCGCGCCACCGGCCGCGCCATTTCGTCGATCGACCGGCTCTTCGAGGCGTCCGGTGCCACCGCGTTGAACAACGACGCTCCGGTGCAGCGGTTCTGGCGCGATGCGCACGCCGGTCGGGTGCACGCGGCCAATGACCCCGAACGCGCGTACCTGATCTTCGGGAACAACGAGTTTGGGCTGCCACCGCAGGACACGATGGTCTGA
- a CDS encoding ferredoxin--NADP reductase: MTDEPLGSHVLELQVADVVEETDDARSLVFAVPDGVDIPADRLRYSPGQFLTLRVPSDRTGSVARCYSLCSSPFTGDPLTVTVKRTVDGYASNWLCDHAHAGMKIHVLAPSGTFVPKTLDQDFLLMAAGSGITPMMAILKSALAEGSGKVVLIYANRDEKSVIFGSALRELAAKYPDRLTVVHWLETVQGLPSAAALAGLAAPYIGRDAYICGPGPFMAAAEEALQNSGAAADKIHIEVFKSLESDPFAAVVIEEDDSDEGPATAIVMLDGQRHEVRWPRNAKLLDVLLDKGLDAPFSCREGHCGACAVLKKSGEVEMEVNDVLEQQDLDEGLILGCQAHPRSDSVEVTYDE; this comes from the coding sequence GTGACCGACGAGCCGCTTGGTAGCCACGTGCTCGAGCTGCAAGTGGCCGATGTCGTCGAGGAGACCGACGATGCGCGGTCACTGGTGTTCGCCGTGCCTGACGGTGTCGACATCCCCGCCGATCGGCTGCGGTACTCGCCGGGGCAGTTCTTGACGCTGCGGGTGCCAAGCGACCGCACGGGTTCGGTGGCCCGCTGCTACTCGCTGTGCAGCTCCCCGTTCACCGGCGACCCGTTGACCGTCACCGTCAAACGCACTGTGGACGGGTATGCGTCGAACTGGTTGTGCGACCACGCGCATGCCGGCATGAAGATCCACGTGCTGGCGCCGTCGGGCACGTTCGTGCCCAAGACGCTGGATCAGGACTTCTTGCTGATGGCGGCCGGCAGCGGCATCACCCCGATGATGGCCATCCTCAAATCCGCGCTCGCCGAGGGCAGCGGCAAGGTGGTGTTGATCTACGCCAATCGCGATGAGAAGTCGGTGATTTTCGGCAGTGCGCTGCGCGAGCTGGCGGCCAAGTACCCGGACCGGTTGACGGTTGTGCACTGGCTGGAGACCGTCCAGGGGCTGCCGAGCGCGGCGGCGCTGGCCGGCCTTGCCGCGCCGTATATCGGCCGCGACGCCTACATCTGCGGCCCAGGGCCGTTCATGGCAGCGGCCGAGGAGGCGCTGCAGAACTCTGGCGCGGCCGCGGACAAGATCCACATCGAGGTGTTCAAGTCGCTGGAGTCCGACCCCTTCGCGGCGGTAGTCATCGAGGAGGACGACAGCGACGAGGGACCGGCGACGGCCATCGTCATGCTCGACGGCCAGCGCCACGAGGTGCGGTGGCCGCGTAACGCGAAGCTGCTCGACGTCCTGCTGGACAAGGGTCTCGACGCCCCGTTCTCCTGCCGCGAGGGGCACTGCGGTGCGTGCGCGGTACTGAAGAAGAGCGGCGAGGTGGAGATGGAGGTCAACGATGTGCTCGAGCAGCAGGATCTCGACGAGGGCTTGATCCTGGGTTGCCAGGCCCATCCGCGGTCGGATTCCGTCGAAGTCACCTACGACGAGTGA